In the genome of Syngnathoides biaculeatus isolate LvHL_M chromosome 14, ASM1980259v1, whole genome shotgun sequence, one region contains:
- the nr0b1 gene encoding nuclear receptor subfamily 0 group B member 1, translated as MRRPSLRGYLGTPKENRDSSALTSAERRAALPGPAVMATTPEGCRCRGASLGGGGGGGGGGGGGGGSGSSSSILYSILKSDREEQQHETLHNLLQSHRTSSASSVASGPAWRLQAGRQQQQQHAACSCGATRRRGVLRSPQVTCKAASAILVKTLRFVKNVPCFRELPEDEQVVLIRSGWAPLLVLGLAQDRVDFDTAETVEPSMLQRILTGAPQSQNQSPAAAAAGSSRGGGAGVSVADIEAIKGFLKKCWSVDISTKEYAYLKGAVLFNPDLEGLRCLPYIRSLRREAHQALNEHVRLIHREDATRFAKLLIALSVLRSISPSVVAQLFFKPIIGSVDIEEVLMEMFYGK; from the exons atgcgtcGCCCTTCCCTCAGAGGCTATCTCGGAACTCCAAAAGAAAACAGGGACTCCTCAGCACTGACCTCCGCCGAGAGACGCGCGGCGCTCCCCGGGCCAGCGGTCATGGCCACCACGCCCGAGGGTTGCCGCTGTCGGGGTGCGagcctcggcggcggcggcggcggcggcggcggcggtggcggcggcggcggaagcggcagcagcagcagcatcctgTACAGCATCCTCAAGAGTGACAGAGAGGAACAACAACATGAAACACTGCACAACTTACTCCAAAGTCACAGAACCTCGTCCGCCTCTTCGGTAGCCTCCGGGCCGGCGTGGCGGCTCCAGGCGGGcagacagcagcagcagcagcacgcgGCGTGCTCCTGCGGGGCCACGCGGCGCCGCGGCGTCCTGCGCTCCCCGCAGGTGACGTGCAAAGCCGCTTCCGCCATCCTGGTCAAGACGCTGCGGTTCGTCAAGAACGTGCCGTGCTTCAGGGAGCTGCCCGAGGACGAGCAGGTGGTCCTGATCCGGAGCGGCTGGGCGCCCCTGCTGGTGCTCGGGCTGGCGCAGGACCGCGTGGACTTCGACACCGCCGAGACGGTGGAGCCGAGCATGCTGCAGCGGATCCTCACCGGGGCGCCCCAGAGCCAGAACCAGAGCCCGGCTGCGGCGGCGGCCGGTTCGAGTCGAGGCGGTGGAGCCGGCGTGTCCGTGGCCGACATCGAAGCCATAAAAGGCTTCCTGAAGAAGTGCTGGAGCGTGGACATCAGCACCAAGGAGTACGCCTACCTGAAGGGAGCCGTGCTCTTCAACCCGG ACCTGGAGGGTCTTCGCTGCCTGCCCTACATCCGGTCGCTGCGGCGCGAGGCCCACCAGGCCCTCAACGAGCACGTGCGTCTGATCCACCGCGAGGACGCCACGCGCTTCGCCAAGCTGCTCATCGCCCTGTCGGTGCTGAGGTCCATCAGCCCGTCGGTGGTGGCCCAGCTCTTCTTCAAGCCCATCATCGGGAGCGTCGACATCGAGGAGGTGCTCATGGAGATGTTCTACGGGAAGTAA